A stretch of Fusobacterium sp. DNA encodes these proteins:
- a CDS encoding tyrosine-type recombinase/integrase, whose translation MKRANSNGSVTKLSGNRRRPYLVRVTLGWNEKTGKQIRKVIGTYITQKEANKALADYLDTPYDLELANITFKYVYDKWSQPKYQKVSNSAILGYKSAYDNVEKLHNMKIKDIKARHLQEAIDNCPKGLATKKKIKYLFGQIFAYAMQNDIISKDYSKYIDIGKTLTENKREPFNTKEIELLWKHLDDIEFIDTVLIMIYSGFRIGELLELEIININLTNKTMLGGLKTEAGKNRLVPIHPKIFPLIKKRYDSNEKYLIVNFKGKKMKYDNYYREKFIPIMEQLNMKHRPHDCRHTFATLLSNANANSTAIKKMIGHESYITTEKIYTHKDIEELRKNVELIK comes from the coding sequence ATGAAAAGAGCAAACAGTAATGGAAGTGTAACCAAACTCAGTGGAAATAGGAGAAGACCATATTTAGTTAGAGTTACACTAGGTTGGAATGAAAAAACAGGAAAACAAATTAGAAAAGTTATAGGAACCTATATCACCCAAAAAGAAGCCAATAAAGCTCTTGCTGATTATTTAGATACACCATATGATTTAGAATTAGCAAATATTACCTTTAAATATGTTTATGATAAATGGAGCCAACCTAAGTATCAAAAAGTCAGTAATTCTGCTATATTAGGTTATAAATCAGCCTATGATAATGTTGAAAAACTACATAATATGAAGATAAAAGATATTAAAGCTAGGCATTTACAAGAGGCTATAGATAACTGTCCTAAAGGGCTAGCTACTAAAAAGAAAATAAAATATCTATTTGGACAAATATTTGCTTATGCTATGCAAAATGATATTATCTCAAAAGATTACAGTAAATATATTGACATTGGTAAAACTCTAACTGAAAATAAAAGAGAACCATTTAATACTAAAGAAATCGAATTATTATGGAAACATTTAGATGATATAGAGTTTATTGATACTGTGTTGATTATGATTTACAGTGGATTTAGAATAGGAGAGTTACTTGAACTTGAAATAATAAATATTAATCTCACTAATAAGACTATGCTAGGAGGATTAAAAACAGAAGCTGGTAAAAATAGATTAGTTCCTATTCATCCTAAAATTTTTCCTTTAATAAAGAAGAGATATGACTCAAATGAAAAATACCTTATTGTAAACTTTAAGGGGAAAAAAATGAAATATGATAATTATTATAGAGAAAAATTTATTCCAATTATGGAACAATTAAATATGAAACATAGACCTCATGATTGTCGTCATACTTTTGCTACATTACTTAGTAATGCAAATGCCAATTCTACAGCTATCAAGAAAATGATAGGACATGAAAGTTATATCACTACTGAAAAAATCTATACTCATAAAGATATAGAAGAATTAAGAAAAAATGTAGAGCTTATAAAATAA
- the rpsI gene encoding 30S ribosomal protein S9: MAEMIQYRGTGRRKTSVARVRLIPGGKGIEINGKSMAEYFGGRQILSRIVEQPLVLTETLDKFEVRVNVVGGGNSGQAGAIRHGVARALLLSDEALKSALREAGFLTRDSRMVERKKYGKKKARRSPQFSKR, from the coding sequence GTGGCTGAAATGATTCAATATAGAGGAACTGGTAGAAGAAAAACTTCTGTAGCAAGAGTAAGACTAATTCCTGGAGGAAAAGGAATTGAAATAAATGGAAAATCAATGGCTGAATATTTTGGAGGAAGACAAATTCTTTCTAGAATAGTAGAACAACCATTGGTATTAACTGAAACTTTAGATAAATTTGAAGTAAGAGTTAATGTAGTTGGAGGAGGAAACTCTGGACAAGCTGGAGCTATCAGACATGGTGTAGCAAGAGCATTACTACTTTCTGATGAAGCTTTAAAATCAGCTTTAAGAGAAGCTGGATTCTTAACTAGAGACTCAAGAATGGTAGAAAGAAAAAAATACGGAAAGAAAAAAGCAAGAAGAAGTCCTCAATTCTCAAAAAGATAA
- the rplM gene encoding 50S ribosomal protein L13, whose product MKKYTFMQRKEDVVREWHHYDAEGQILGRLAVEVAKKLMGKEKLTFTPHIDGGDFVVVTNVAKIMVTGKKLTDKTYYNHSGFPGGLRERKLGEILDKKPEELLMLAVKRMLPKNKLGREQLTRLRVFVGAEHAHAAQKPVKVEF is encoded by the coding sequence GTGAAAAAGTATACTTTTATGCAAAGAAAAGAAGATGTTGTTAGAGAATGGCATCATTACGACGCAGAAGGACAAATATTAGGTAGATTAGCAGTTGAAGTTGCTAAAAAATTAATGGGTAAAGAAAAATTAACTTTCACTCCACATATTGATGGAGGAGATTTTGTAGTAGTTACTAATGTAGCTAAAATAATGGTTACTGGAAAGAAATTAACTGATAAAACATATTACAATCACTCTGGATTTCCAGGTGGATTAAGAGAAAGAAAACTAGGAGAAATCTTAGATAAAAAACCAGAAGAACTATTAATGCTAGCTGTTAAAAGAATGCTTCCAAAAAATAAATTAGGAAGAGAACAACTAACAAGATTAAGAGTGTTTGTAGGGGCAGAACATGCACATGCAGCACAAAAACCAGTAAAGGTAGAATTTTAA
- a CDS encoding DUF6941 family protein codes for MAKLKSIVTAYKAQVNPQVSGMVDIFGAFDNLIQPMFPFPMANLSIVLTFSDLERPTMFEVRLNAPDDTLITKGEFGVYLDPFGVGKKILDLEKFLITERGKYTIDIFEKIAEDKVKFIQTADLFIADYPPQRRFADEEIAHILETEGVIKTVKTEFKPVEDTEPVKIQISLDKNIPLEEGHIAIPENDRITVGDRIFDLTGIRRQIEWMFGNPIPKQPEAEPEKKEEENVEKTEEK; via the coding sequence ATGGCAAAATTAAAAAGTATTGTAACAGCATACAAAGCACAGGTAAATCCACAAGTATCAGGAATGGTTGATATATTTGGAGCTTTTGATAACTTAATTCAACCAATGTTCCCATTTCCAATGGCAAATTTATCAATAGTTTTAACTTTTTCTGATTTAGAAAGACCAACAATGTTTGAAGTAAGATTAAATGCACCTGATGATACATTAATTACAAAAGGAGAGTTTGGAGTATATTTAGATCCATTTGGGGTAGGTAAAAAAATACTTGATTTAGAAAAATTCTTGATAACTGAAAGAGGAAAATATACAATAGATATATTTGAAAAAATAGCAGAAGATAAAGTGAAATTTATTCAAACAGCAGATTTATTCATCGCTGATTATCCACCTCAAAGAAGATTTGCTGATGAAGAGATAGCTCATATATTAGAAACTGAAGGCGTAATAAAAACTGTTAAAACAGAATTTAAACCAGTTGAGGATACAGAACCTGTAAAAATTCAAATAAGTCTTGATAAAAATATTCCATTAGAAGAGGGGCATATTGCTATTCCAGAAAATGATAGAATAACTGTTGGAGACAGAATATTTGACCTTACAGGAATAAGAAGACAAATTGAATGGATGTTTGGAAATCCTATTCCTAAACAACCTGAAGCTGAGCCAGAAAAAAAAGAAGAAGAAAATGTTGAAAAAACTGAAGAAAAATAA
- a CDS encoding flavocytochrome c, producing the protein MGKIRSILLVIFVMFLSAFSFSYEPGNYKGEATGYGGKIEVEVTVSKDRIEDIKVLPNKETPFISGLAIERIPAMVLEKQSLGIDTVAGATVSSRGVLTAITNAVKEAGGDTRELRKRVPAPEIKKGNKEYIADVVVIGGGGAGLAAATSAKENGASVILIEKMPRLGGNTVLAGGAYNAVDPKRQVPQGIEDSVELHYQHTYEGGDKKGNPKLVRILVENAYPALEWLESLGMTFKDEVFTVLGALYPRSHKPTTPVGTGMILAHKDFAEKNGIMIFYETEAKDFIVKNGKVTGVEAEDAKNKIVFNAKKAVILTTGGFAGDVEYRQKFNSNLTENILTTNHPGGDGAGIKMAEKIGAKLIGMEDIQLLPMGDPATGSLSGNIETTVEDRIFVNKEGKRFVAEDERRDVMTNALFKQKDAYMWVIVDSKVYPTLETKNNFNEPIGDLIKAGRAVKADTLDELAEKIEVPADTLKKTIADYNKSVDAKKDPFGRKLFGIKFDKAPYYAGPRIPTVHHTMGGVEINEKAQVINTKGNPIPGLYAAGEVTGGIHGTNRLGGNALTDITVFGRIAGENAAKEK; encoded by the coding sequence ATGGGAAAGATAAGAAGTATTTTATTAGTTATATTTGTGATGTTTCTTTCTGCCTTTTCATTTTCTTATGAACCAGGAAACTATAAAGGTGAGGCTACTGGTTATGGAGGAAAAATAGAGGTAGAAGTAACTGTTTCAAAAGATAGGATAGAGGATATAAAAGTTCTTCCTAATAAAGAAACACCATTTATATCAGGATTAGCAATTGAAAGAATACCAGCAATGGTATTAGAAAAGCAAAGTCTTGGTATAGACACTGTAGCAGGAGCAACAGTGAGCAGCAGAGGAGTTCTTACTGCAATAACTAATGCAGTTAAGGAAGCAGGTGGAGACACAAGAGAACTTAGAAAAAGAGTTCCTGCTCCAGAAATTAAAAAAGGAAATAAAGAATATATTGCAGATGTTGTAGTTATTGGTGGAGGAGGAGCAGGTCTTGCAGCTGCTACTTCAGCTAAGGAAAATGGTGCAAGTGTTATTCTTATAGAAAAAATGCCTAGATTAGGAGGTAATACTGTATTAGCAGGGGGAGCATACAATGCTGTTGATCCTAAAAGACAAGTACCACAAGGAATAGAAGATTCTGTAGAGCTTCATTATCAACACACATATGAAGGTGGAGATAAGAAAGGAAATCCAAAACTTGTAAGAATACTTGTTGAAAATGCTTATCCAGCATTAGAATGGTTAGAAAGTTTAGGGATGACTTTCAAAGATGAAGTATTTACAGTATTAGGAGCTCTTTACCCAAGAAGCCATAAGCCAACTACACCAGTAGGAACTGGTATGATTCTTGCGCATAAAGACTTTGCTGAAAAAAATGGAATAATGATTTTTTATGAAACAGAAGCAAAAGATTTTATTGTAAAAAATGGAAAAGTAACTGGAGTGGAAGCTGAAGATGCAAAAAATAAAATTGTATTTAATGCTAAAAAAGCTGTAATTCTTACAACTGGTGGATTTGCAGGAGATGTTGAATATAGGCAAAAATTCAACTCTAATCTGACAGAAAACATACTTACAACTAATCATCCTGGTGGAGATGGAGCAGGGATAAAAATGGCTGAAAAAATAGGAGCTAAATTAATAGGAATGGAAGATATACAGCTTCTTCCTATGGGAGACCCTGCAACAGGAAGTTTAAGTGGAAATATAGAAACAACTGTTGAAGATAGAATATTTGTGAATAAAGAAGGAAAACGTTTTGTGGCTGAAGATGAAAGAAGAGATGTTATGACAAATGCTCTTTTTAAACAAAAAGATGCCTATATGTGGGTAATAGTAGATTCAAAAGTTTATCCTACTTTGGAAACTAAAAATAATTTTAATGAACCTATTGGTGATTTAATAAAAGCTGGTAGAGCTGTAAAAGCAGATACATTAGATGAACTTGCTGAAAAAATAGAAGTTCCTGCTGATACTCTCAAAAAGACTATTGCAGATTACAATAAAAGTGTAGATGCTAAAAAGGATCCATTTGGAAGAAAACTTTTTGGAATAAAATTTGATAAAGCGCCTTATTATGCTGGACCACGTATTCCTACTGTACATCATACTATGGGTGGAGTAGAAATAAATGAAAAAGCTCAGGTAATAAATACTAAAGGAAATCCAATTCCTGGATTGTATGCAGCTGGGGAAGTTACTGGAGGAATCCACGGAACTAATAGACTTGGAGGAAATGCTTTAACAGATATAACTGTATTTGGTAGAATAGCTGGAGAAAATGCAGCTAAAGAAAAATAA
- a CDS encoding sensor histidine kinase, whose translation MILIIEGIFISLNSTILSNLYQQRVKQNLKQDNILIKRLAEDYKHDRYKDVFSESDLRFTLIDYDGNVVFDSKNVDREEYMDNHLEREEVQEAINGEEGFAIRESKTIGYMFAYYTTGFTNDFGEKYIIRTSSDYSKEIRQIREFLLVQIMFFLALNFAIHFFYKNYIKRDFYNKIKKMKRFLEIGEKEKITYLKEEKWFFEFWDILKEWQGRNLRNIERLERERKTLSLVISSVDIFIGLLNKEGKFVVKNNVLSYLIDFTREKYLECIKYIEIIDIIKKGVNEKTSIKEEVYIQGLKRYFIVTLKQLEFSNQVLITIKDITSTRKAVEVQKNFISNVSHELKTPLTNIKGYLIALEDAPDPMREKFLNVIKGNVEKLENIVLDFLNISKIENSNILNITQVSIEKIKNNIQATMEILLKKKNASIEYQIDVTDENNYIRADFDKITMILKNLIENGIIYNKSENPKIKVKIAEGQDRYKFSVSDNGIGIPVDEQYKVFERFYRVDRARTSNLGGTGLGLAIVKSLIEKYGGKISVISEEGKGTTFEFYISK comes from the coding sequence ATGATATTGATTATAGAAGGGATATTTATCAGCCTTAATTCAACTATTCTTTCAAATCTTTATCAACAGAGAGTAAAACAAAATTTAAAACAGGATAATATTTTAATCAAAAGATTGGCAGAAGATTATAAACATGATAGATATAAAGATGTATTTTCAGAAAGTGACCTTAGATTTACATTAATAGATTATGATGGAAATGTTGTATTTGATTCTAAAAATGTAGACAGAGAAGAATATATGGATAATCATTTAGAAAGAGAAGAAGTACAGGAAGCTATCAATGGAGAAGAAGGATTTGCCATAAGAGAAAGTAAAACGATAGGTTATATGTTTGCTTATTATACAACAGGTTTTACAAATGATTTTGGTGAAAAATATATAATAAGAACTTCTAGTGATTATTCAAAAGAAATCAGACAGATAAGAGAATTTTTACTTGTTCAGATAATGTTTTTTCTTGCATTAAACTTTGCAATTCATTTTTTCTATAAGAATTATATTAAAAGAGATTTCTATAATAAAATTAAAAAGATGAAAAGATTTCTTGAAATTGGAGAAAAAGAGAAAATAACTTATCTCAAAGAAGAAAAATGGTTTTTTGAATTTTGGGATATTTTAAAAGAATGGCAGGGAAGAAATCTAAGAAATATTGAACGATTAGAAAGGGAGAGGAAAACACTTTCTTTAGTAATATCTTCTGTTGATATTTTTATAGGCTTGTTAAATAAAGAAGGAAAATTTGTTGTAAAAAATAATGTATTAAGTTATCTCATAGACTTCACTAGAGAAAAGTATTTAGAGTGCATCAAATACATAGAGATAATAGATATAATAAAAAAAGGTGTCAACGAAAAAACAAGTATAAAAGAAGAAGTATATATTCAGGGATTGAAAAGATATTTTATTGTGACATTGAAACAATTAGAATTCAGTAATCAGGTTCTCATTACCATAAAAGATATCACAAGTACAAGAAAAGCAGTAGAAGTACAGAAAAACTTTATTAGTAATGTGAGTCATGAGCTAAAAACACCGCTTACAAATATAAAGGGATATCTTATCGCTCTTGAAGATGCTCCAGATCCAATGAGAGAAAAATTTTTAAATGTAATTAAAGGGAATGTAGAGAAATTAGAAAATATAGTTTTAGATTTTTTGAATATATCAAAAATAGAAAATTCAAATATATTGAATATAACACAGGTAAGTATTGAAAAAATAAAAAATAATATTCAAGCAACTATGGAAATACTTCTTAAAAAGAAAAATGCTTCTATTGAATATCAAATAGATGTAACTGATGAAAATAATTATATTAGAGCAGATTTTGATAAGATAACAATGATATTAAAAAATCTTATTGAAAATGGAATTATATATAATAAATCTGAAAATCCTAAAATAAAAGTAAAAATAGCAGAAGGGCAAGATAGATATAAATTTTCAGTTTCAGATAATGGGATAGGAATACCTGTAGATGAGCAATATAAGGTTTTTGAAAGATTTTATAGAGTAGATAGAGCAAGGACAAGTAATCTTGGTGGAACTGGATTAGGTCTTGCAATTGTAAAAAGCCTTATAGAAAAATATGGAGGAAAAATATCAGTTATTTCTGAAGAGGGAAAAGGAACAACATTTGAATTCTATATTTCTAAATGA
- a CDS encoding response regulator transcription factor: MRILVVEDDKEIQELITYFLTKEGYEVDRASDGLEGLKLLKENKNELVVLDLMLPNLDGKNFTKIVRDISSEYGEPVIIMLTAKTEIEDVLDGLEIGADDYMKKPFDPRELVLRIKKFLKTTDREIKNEKYRFKDIEIDESRHVVTANGEEVELSKKEYDLLLLLIKNKDLVITRERILDKVWNSNYYTGDRTVDVYISKLRDKIPELSDCIKTVKGVGYKLEEKK; this comes from the coding sequence ATGAGAATTCTGGTTGTAGAAGATGATAAAGAGATACAGGAATTAATAACATATTTTCTGACAAAAGAAGGGTATGAAGTAGATAGAGCCTCTGATGGATTAGAGGGATTGAAACTTCTTAAAGAAAACAAAAATGAATTGGTTGTACTGGATTTGATGCTACCTAATTTAGATGGGAAGAATTTTACAAAGATTGTGAGAGACATATCTTCTGAATATGGAGAACCAGTGATAATAATGCTTACTGCTAAAACTGAAATAGAAGATGTATTAGATGGCCTTGAAATAGGTGCAGATGACTATATGAAAAAGCCTTTTGACCCTAGAGAGCTTGTTTTAAGAATAAAAAAATTTCTTAAAACAACAGATAGAGAAATTAAAAATGAAAAATATAGATTCAAAGATATAGAAATTGATGAAAGCAGGCATGTAGTAACAGCTAATGGAGAAGAGGTAGAACTATCTAAAAAAGAATATGATCTTTTGCTTCTTCTTATTAAAAATAAGGATTTGGTTATTACAAGAGAAAGAATACTGGATAAAGTCTGGAACAGCAACTATTATACTGGAGATAGGACTGTAGATGTTTATATATCAAAATTAAGAGATAAAATACCTGAACTATCTGACTGCATAAAAACTGTGAAAGGAGTGGGATACAAATTAGAAGAAAAGAAATAA
- a CDS encoding PstS family phosphate ABC transporter substrate-binding protein produces MKKNFLKKGLIAALIVMGGMGLGQKAEARSSVVQVKGSDTILNASQAIAEKFMSENKGARIAVTGGGSGVGISALINKTTDIAMASRNIKAKEIEQAKAKGINVDEIVVGFDGITIIANQSNPIKDIDDKTLGKVFRGEITNWKELGGDDAEIVVLSRDSSSGTHEFFKEHIIREGDSKGTQEYGAKTLYMPSNEAIKQEVKANKYAVGYIGMGYMDSSVEAVTVDGIAATPENVLNKSYPIAREVFWYADNAREGVVKDLVDYAVSPKGQEIIKNEGFVPVK; encoded by the coding sequence ATGAAAAAAAATTTTTTAAAAAAAGGATTGATAGCAGCTTTGATAGTTATGGGAGGTATGGGATTAGGACAAAAAGCTGAAGCAAGATCGAGTGTTGTACAAGTAAAAGGTTCTGATACTATATTAAATGCGTCTCAGGCTATAGCAGAAAAATTTATGAGTGAAAACAAAGGAGCAAGAATAGCAGTAACTGGTGGAGGATCAGGAGTAGGAATATCAGCATTAATAAACAAAACTACTGATATAGCAATGGCATCAAGAAATATTAAAGCTAAAGAAATTGAGCAGGCCAAAGCTAAAGGAATAAATGTAGATGAAATTGTAGTTGGATTTGATGGAATCACAATAATAGCTAATCAATCTAATCCAATAAAAGATATTGATGATAAAACTCTAGGAAAAGTATTTAGAGGAGAAATTACTAATTGGAAAGAATTAGGTGGAGATGACGCAGAAATAGTTGTTTTATCAAGAGACTCTTCATCAGGAACACATGAATTCTTTAAAGAACATATAATTAGAGAGGGAGATTCTAAAGGAACTCAAGAATATGGTGCTAAAACTCTATATATGCCATCTAATGAGGCTATAAAACAAGAGGTAAAGGCAAATAAATATGCTGTTGGATATATTGGTATGGGATATATGGATTCATCAGTAGAAGCTGTAACAGTAGATGGTATAGCAGCTACTCCTGAAAATGTATTAAATAAATCATATCCAATAGCAAGAGAAGTTTTCTGGTATGCTGATAATGCCAGAGAAGGTGTTGTTAAAGATTTAGTTGATTATGCAGTATCTCCAAAAGGACAAGAAATAATCAAAAATGAAGGATTTGTACCTGTAAAATAG
- the pstC gene encoding phosphate ABC transporter permease subunit PstC, with amino-acid sequence MFSIRKVKDSAMRHTLFGIGVSNIVIIFLIFLFIFLNGIKFFKHYSLSEFLFGTRWISLSEFYGLLPLLVGSFWVTFVALLISIPVGISTAVYISEYASSKARNILKVTIETMSAIPSVVLGFIGLYVLSGPIKNLFNLNSGLTALTGGIMLAFMAIPTIVSIADDSLNALDKSYKEASLALGANKIETIFNVLLPAAFPGIFAGIMLGFGRIIGETLTVLMITGNSPILALSPLSPVRTLTATIAAEMGEVVQGSTHYYALFAIGIILFLISFITNSVADNFIQKSRKMN; translated from the coding sequence ATGTTTTCCATAAGAAAGGTCAAGGATTCTGCTATGAGACATACTTTGTTTGGAATAGGAGTCTCAAATATAGTAATCATATTTCTTATTTTTCTTTTCATATTTTTAAATGGAATAAAGTTTTTTAAACACTATTCTTTATCAGAGTTTCTTTTTGGTACAAGATGGATATCACTTTCAGAGTTTTATGGATTACTTCCATTACTGGTAGGATCTTTTTGGGTAACATTTGTAGCATTACTCATTTCCATTCCAGTAGGTATTTCTACAGCAGTTTATATATCAGAATATGCCTCTTCTAAAGCAAGAAATATACTAAAAGTTACCATTGAAACAATGTCTGCAATCCCCTCAGTAGTTCTTGGATTTATAGGATTATATGTTCTGTCTGGTCCTATAAAAAATCTATTTAACCTAAACAGTGGATTGACAGCTTTAACAGGAGGAATAATGTTGGCCTTCATGGCAATTCCTACAATAGTAAGCATTGCAGATGATTCACTAAATGCTCTTGATAAGTCATATAAAGAAGCATCTCTGGCTCTTGGGGCAAACAAAATTGAAACTATATTTAATGTTCTGCTCCCAGCTGCTTTTCCTGGTATATTTGCTGGAATAATGCTCGGATTTGGAAGAATAATTGGAGAAACTCTCACAGTTTTAATGATTACCGGAAATTCTCCAATACTTGCACTTTCTCCACTTTCTCCAGTGAGAACACTTACAGCTACTATTGCAGCAGAAATGGGAGAAGTGGTTCAAGGAAGTACACATTATTATGCTCTATTTGCAATAGGCATCATTCTATTCCTTATAAGTTTTATAACTAATAGTGTTGCAGATAATTTTATACAAAAATCTAGAAAAATGAATTAA
- the pstA gene encoding phosphate ABC transporter permease PstA, which produces MLIIKKRGEKIFENIIKAIGIISILPVFLIIGYIIFKGLPAISWEFLTEMPKNGMREGGIFPAIIGTIYLTIGTIVVSVPFGILTGIYLVEYAKDNLLTRVINLTIINLAGIPSIIYGLFGMALFVIFLGFDVSIISGSLTLGIMCLPVIITSTRESLLAIPNHLREASLALGATKWETITKVVLPAALPGILTGVILSISRAAGETAPIMFTAVAFYLPFLPETPWDQVMALPYHLYVISTQVPNMPVSYMNGTLFVLVVITISFNLIGAVIRQRFNNK; this is translated from the coding sequence ATGCTTATAATAAAAAAAAGAGGAGAAAAAATATTTGAAAATATAATAAAAGCTATTGGAATAATTTCTATCCTTCCAGTATTTTTAATTATTGGATACATTATATTCAAAGGTCTTCCTGCTATTTCATGGGAGTTTTTAACTGAAATGCCCAAAAACGGAATGAGAGAAGGAGGAATATTTCCAGCTATTATTGGTACTATCTATTTAACTATTGGTACCATTGTCGTATCAGTTCCATTTGGAATACTCACTGGAATATATCTTGTAGAATATGCAAAAGACAATCTTCTTACAAGAGTAATAAATCTTACTATTATCAATCTCGCTGGAATACCAAGTATAATATACGGACTTTTTGGAATGGCTCTTTTCGTAATATTTCTAGGATTTGATGTTTCCATTATATCTGGTTCTCTTACCTTAGGAATCATGTGTCTTCCAGTAATTATTACTTCTACTAGAGAATCATTACTAGCCATACCTAACCATTTAAGAGAAGCTTCTCTAGCCCTTGGTGCTACAAAATGGGAAACTATAACTAAAGTAGTTCTTCCAGCTGCACTTCCAGGAATTCTTACAGGAGTCATCCTTAGCATATCAAGAGCTGCTGGTGAAACAGCTCCTATCATGTTTACTGCAGTAGCATTTTATCTTCCATTCCTTCCAGAAACTCCTTGGGATCAGGTAATGGCTCTGCCATATCACTTGTATGTAATATCTACACAAGTTCCTAATATGCCAGTTAGTTATATGAATGGTACTCTTTTTGTTCTTGTGGTAATAACTATCAGCTTTAACTTAATTGGAGCTGTAATCAGACAAAGATTTAATAACAAATAA
- the pstB gene encoding phosphate ABC transporter ATP-binding protein PstB: MNNEDIRILVKDFNFYYGSFQALKNINMEIKKNKVTALIGPSGCGKSTFLRSINRMNDLISGAKYEGGILFDKKNIFDKDYDIVELRKKIGMVFQRPNPFPKTIYENLVYAPKLHGEKDKDKLDEIVENSLKSVALWNEVKDKLHQSSLGLSGGQQQRLCIARAISVSPEILLMDEPTSALDPISTAKIEELIRQLEKQYSIIIVTHNMQQASRISEYTGFFYQGVLEEFDKTEIIFTAPNNKKTEDYITGKFG; encoded by the coding sequence ATGAATAATGAAGATATCAGAATACTAGTAAAAGACTTTAATTTTTACTATGGTAGTTTTCAGGCATTAAAAAATATAAATATGGAAATCAAAAAAAATAAAGTAACTGCTCTTATAGGCCCTTCTGGATGTGGTAAGTCAACCTTTCTAAGATCAATAAATAGAATGAATGACCTTATTTCAGGAGCAAAATATGAAGGTGGAATATTATTTGATAAAAAAAATATTTTTGATAAAGACTATGATATAGTTGAACTTAGAAAAAAAATTGGAATGGTTTTTCAGAGACCAAATCCTTTTCCTAAAACAATATATGAAAATCTTGTGTATGCTCCAAAACTTCATGGAGAAAAAGATAAGGACAAATTAGATGAAATAGTTGAAAATTCTCTAAAATCTGTTGCTTTATGGAATGAAGTAAAAGATAAACTTCATCAGTCATCTCTTGGACTTTCAGGTGGACAGCAACAGAGATTGTGTATAGCTAGAGCTATATCAGTAAGCCCTGAGATACTTTTGATGGATGAACCTACATCAGCTCTTGATCCAATTTCTACTGCTAAAATAGAAGAGCTTATAAGACAATTGGAAAAACAATACAGCATAATTATCGTTACACATAATATGCAGCAGGCGTCTAGAATATCTGAATATACAGGTTTCTTCTACCAGGGAGTATTAGAAGAGTTTGATAAAACAGAAATAATATTTACAGCTCCAAATAATAAAAAAACAGAAGACTATATTACAGGAAAATTTGGATAA